From a region of the Oryza sativa Japonica Group chromosome 6, ASM3414082v1 genome:
- the LOC4341202 gene encoding VQ motif-containing protein 10: MEVHGAASREQQQHDGGGGGVKVKFIETQFVSSDAASFKAVVQRLTGQSAPSPSAPATSARPSRPRARAAVTACPAAAVGWAGGYGGGSGLMTMAAPVKQEAAAPPPNLEDLHELRDFSDLFYPTSAGGGGRRVDGGGYGYPYY; this comes from the coding sequence ATGGAGGTCCACGGCGCGGCGAgcagggagcagcagcagcacgacggcggcggcggcggggtgaagGTGAAGTTCATCGAGACGCAGTTCGTCAGCTCCGACGCGGCCAGCTTCAAGGCCGTCGTGCAGCGGCTCACGGGCCAGTCCGCGCCCTCGCcttcggcgccggcgacctcggcgaggccgagcaggccgcgcgcgcgcgccgcggtcACGGCTTGCCCGGCGGCCGCCGTGGGGTGGGcgggcggctacggcggcggcagcggcctgATGACGATGGCCGCGCCGGTgaagcaggaggcggcggcgccgcctcccaaCCTTGAGGATCTCCACGAGCTCCGCGACTTCTCCGACCTGTTCTACCCGaccagcgccggcggcggcgggcggcgcgtcgACGGCGGTGGCTACGGCTACCCGTACTACTGA
- the LOC4341203 gene encoding probable tRNA-splicing endonuclease subunit Sen2, translated as MDLPGPRWKKGKDGKDFASLAAANPMSAIVSELKASFISSKPVAILSGPGGSAVLGVGPEQAVILNRAAFGHAIENATAQKHWFQLSPEEVFYLCHALNCIRVDSLDNKQMSEIELWDYFRSGSESFPEMYKAYAHLRLKNWVVRSGLQYGADFVAYRHHPALVHSEFAVVVVPEGAEFGNRCGRLEVWSDLLCALRASGSVAKTLLVLTISSSSKCELSSPDCLEQLVVHERTITRWILQQCREQRCEPSRDEVNREELIIEKESVVFNHWGVILGFTVLSGLLVYRLKFRQ; from the coding sequence ATGGATTTGCCAGGTCCAAGATGGAAGAAGGGCAAAGATGGCAAGGACTTTGCGTCCCTAGCAGCAGCTAACCCCATGTCAGCCATTGTTTCTGAGCTCAAGGCCTCATTCATAAGCTCAAAGCCCGTGGCAATTTTGTCTGGTCCGGGTGGTAGCGCCGTTCTTGGAGTTGGGCCAGAGCAAGCCGTGATCCTAAACCGTGCTGCCTTTGGCCATGCCATCGAAAATGCAACAGCACAGAAGCATTGGTTCCAACTCAGCCCCGAGGAGGTCTTTTACCTATGCCATGCTCTGAATTGCATCAGGGTTGACTCACTGGACAATAAGCAAATGAGTGAAATTGAACTGTGGGATTACTTTAGGTCTGGATCGGAGTCATTTCCGGAGATGTACAAGGCTTACGCACATCTGAGATTGAAGAACTGGGTGGTGAGATCAGGGCTGCAGTATGGTGCGGATTTTGTAGCTTACCGTCACCATCCAGCGCTCGTCCACTCGGAATTTGCAGTGGTTGTAGTTCCAGAAGGTGCAGAGTTTGGCAATAGGTGTGGCCGTCTGGAGGTGTGGTCTGATCTACTATGTGCACTCCGGGCTTCTGGCAGTGTAGCAAAGACATTACTGGTTCTGACAATTAGCAGCAGCAGTAAATGTGAACTGAGCTCCCCAGATTGTTTGGAACAGCTTGTTGTTCACGAGAGAACGATCACAAGATGGATACTGCAGCAATGCCGTGAACAACGATGTGAACCAAGCAGAGATGAAGTGAATAGGGAAGAACTGATTATTGAAAAGGAAAGTGTAGTATTTAATCACTGGGGTGTGATACTAGGCTTCACTGTTCTATCTGGCTTGCTTGTGTACAGGTTGAAATTCAGACAATAG